A window of the Ogataea parapolymorpha DL-1 chromosome V, whole genome shotgun sequence genome harbors these coding sequences:
- a CDS encoding 40S ribosomal protein S27-B gives MVLVQDLLHPSAASEAKKHKLKTLVQEPRSFFMDVKCPGCLQITTVFSHAQTAVTCDSCTTVLCTPTGGKAKLSEGCAFRRK, from the coding sequence ATGGTTTTAGTTCAAGACTTGCTACACCCAAGCGCGGCTTCCgaggccaagaaacacAAGCTCAAGACTCTCGTGCAAGAGCCAAGATCATTTTTCATGGACGTGAAGTGTCCAGGATGCTTGCAAATCACCACTGTTTTCTCGCACGCCCAAACTGCCGTCACTTGCGATTCCTGCACCACTGTGTTGTGTACGCCAACTGGAGGAAAGGCCAAGCTGTCTGAGGGATGCGCATTTAGAAGAAAGTAA
- a CDS encoding Phosphoinositide phosphatase SAC1, translating to MSAPFLSLSEVADGYLVTTVARGSESRALLVTNAGTVELVDAEKHLTDKKSQPISGIIGLIHLHSCHYLLVVTEASEMGQVYGGKKVFKMTSFKMLPLSPTKYHLDEDETRYLKLLESHLQSASLMFSYDYDLTKPFVKQAENGYDPEYMWNYFVSQDLIKVANQFVLPMIYGYAKFVRTTLNMKPVTFGLITRRSRMRAGTRYFRRGIDSEGNVANFNETEQILAVHTPEGDKVYTYLQTRGSVPVYWAEMNNLRYKPNLLLGQTDYTPTRQHFSRMIEKYGTTYLVNLVNQKGYEEPVKLAYENAVTALNDPNLKYTYFDFHHECKNMKWHRVKLLIDHLREIGLSPQDFSVVNVSEKFVVQRKQNHTVRTNCMDCLDRTNVVQSTLGRFFLQQQLIESGVISGAEDWERVDPKFNFVFMNIWADNADVVSKSYSGTGALKTDFTRTGRRTKLGALNDLVNSITRYIKNNYRDGPRQDGYDLFLGNILPYEMATSPFQDLRPAYTQSIPYVLLASLSLLVITSIYPNSSLSPFKHFILNGFLVTIAALSLKYIFDNGVQYVNWPRLCSLDYLSPREVLNDGKFDGIVFEKSDLYNKFSEVAKKE from the coding sequence ATGAGTGCTCCTTTTCTGTCGCTATCGGAGGTTGCCGATGGGTATTTGGTGACCACCGTGGCACGTGGCAGCGAGTCGCGTGCGTTGCTGGTGACCAACGCAGGAACAGTTGAACTCGTTGACGCGGAAAAACATCTAACTGACAAGAAATCACAGCCTATCTCAGGTATAATCGGTCTAATCCACCTACACAGCTGTCATTATCTGCTAGTTGTCACTGAGGCCTCAGAGATGGGTCAGGTGTATGGTGGCAAAAAGGTGTTCAAAATGACCTCGTTCAAGATGCTTCCTCTGAGTCCTACCAAGTACCAccttgacgaggacgagaccAGGTACTTGAAGTTGCTGGAGTCCCATCTCCAGTCTGCCTCGCTGATGTTTTCGTACGACTACGATCTGACGAAGCCGTTTGTCAAACAGGCCGAAAACGGCTACGATCCAGAGTATATGTGGAACTACTTTGTGTCGCAGGATCTTATCAAGGTTGCAAACCAATTTGTGTTGCCGATGATCTACGGATACGCCAAATTTGTGCGCACAACCTTGAATATGAAGCCTGTCACGTTTGGTCTGATCACGAGACGGTCGCGTATGAGGGCCGGCACACGGTATTTCCGTCGTGGAATCGACTCTGAGGGTAATGTTGCCAATTTCAATGAGACGGAGCAAATTTTGGCTGTTCACACTCCCGAGGGCGACAAAGTGTACACTTATTTGCAGACCAGGGGTTCTGTTCCCGTGTACTGGGCAGAAATGAACAATCTTAGATACAAGCCGAACCTGTTGCTCGGACAGACAGACTATACGCCTACAAGACAGCATTTCAGCCGCATGATTGAGAAATACGGCACCACGTATTTGGTTAATCTCGTGAACCAAAAGGGCTACGAGGAGCCTGTTAAGCTGGCGTACGAGAACGCGGTGACTGCACTGAACGATCCAAATTTGAAATACACCTACTTTGACTTCCACCACGAGTGCAAAAATATGAAGTGGCACCGTGTCAAGCTTCTGATCGACCATTTGAGAGAAATTGGTCTTTCGCCCCAAGATTTTTCTGTGGTCAACGTTTCGGAAAAGTTTGTGGTCCAGCGCAAGCAGAACCACACCGTGAGAACGAACTGCATGGACTGTCTCGATAGAACCAACGTGGTGCAGTCCACGCTGGGCAGATTTTTCTTGCAGCAACAGCTGATTGAAAGCGGTGTGATAAGCGGCGCAGAGGACTGGGAAAGAGTGGACCCGAAGTTCAACTTTGTGTTCATGAATATTTGGGCTGACAACGCAGATGTCGTGTCGAAGTCGTACTCCGGAACCGGTGCTCTGAAAACGGATTTCACCAGAACGGGTCGGAGAACGAAATTGGGTGCATTGAACGATCTCGTCAACTCCATCACAAGATacatcaaaaacaactaCAGAGACGGTCCCAGACAGGATGGCTACGACCTGTTTCTTGGCAACATCCTGCCATACGAGATGGCTACGTCACCATTCCAGGACCTTAGACCAGCGTACACTCAGTCCATTCCTTACGTTCTTCTGGCTTCGCTTTCTCTGCTGGTGATTACGTCGATCTATCCAAACAGCTCCCTTTCGCCGTTCAAGCATTTTATCTTGAACGGTTTCCTGGTGACTATTGCTGCTCTTTCGCTCAAGTACATCTTTGACAACGGAGTGCAGTACGTGAACTGGCCTAGACTGTGCAGTTTGGATTATCTTAGCCCTAGAGAGGTCC
- a CDS encoding Serine/threonine-protein phosphatase PP1, whose product MAEQEADIESIIDRLLDVRGSRPGKQVQLHEFEIRYLCTKAREIFIRQPILLELEAPIKICGDIHGQYYDLLRLFEYGAFPPEANYLFLGDYVDRGKQSLETICLLLAYKIKYPENFFILRGNHECASINRIYGFYDECKRRYNIKLWKTFTDCFNCLPIAAIIDEKIFTMHGGLSPDLNTMEQIRRVMRPTDIPDVGLLCDLLWSDPDKDITGWSENDRGVSFTFGPDVVSRFLQKHDMDLICRAHQVVEDGYEFFSKRQLVTIFSAPNYCGEFDNAGAMMSVDESLLCSFQILKPAEKKKYGYGTQPPPGVQSPKNKKKPTK is encoded by the coding sequence ATGGCTGAACAAGAAGCAGATATTGAATCCATCATCGACAGGCTTCTCGATGTGAGAGGTTCCAGACCAGGTAAGCAGGTCCAACTACACGAATTTGAGATCAGATACCTTTGTACGAAAGCCAGAGAAATTTTCATCAGACAACCTATTTTGCTTGAGCTTGAGGCTCCAATCAAAATCTGCGGTGATATTCATGGGCAGTATTACGACCTTCTGAGGCTGTTTGAATACGGTGCCTTCCCGCCAGAGGCAAACTACTTATTCCTGGGAGATTACGTTGATAGAGGAAAGCAATCATTAGAAACAATCTGTTTATTATTAGCATACAAGATCAAATACCCAGAGAATTTCTTTATTCTTAGAGGGAACCACGAATGTGCATCCATCAACAGAATCTACGGTTTCTACGATGAGTGTAAGAGACGCTATAATATCAAACTTTGGAAAACCTTCACAGATTGTTTCAATTGTTTGCCTATTGCGGCTATCATCGATGAAAAGATCTTCACGATGCATGGGGGACTATCACCAGATTTGAACACCATGGAGCAAATTAGAAGAGTCATGAGACCTACAGACATCCCAGATGTGGGACTGCTGTGCGACTTGCTCTGGTCTGACCCAGACAAAGATATAACTGGATGGAGTGAGAACGATCGAGGTGTCTCCTTCACCTTTGGACCAGACGTGGTTTCGAGGTTTTTACAAAAACATGACATGGATCTCATCTGTAGAGCGCATCAAGTGGTGGAAGACGGATACGAATTCTTCAGCAAAAGGCAGCTGGTCACCatattttctgctccaaacTATTGCGGAGAGTTCGATAACGCTGGTGCCATGATGAGCGTTGACGAGAGTCTATTGTGCTCGTTCCAGATTCTCAAACCTGcagaaaagaagaaatacgGATACGGAACACAGCCTCCGCCAGGGGTCCAGTCTCcgaaaaacaagaagaagcctACTAAATGA
- a CDS encoding RNA polymerase II Elongator subunit gives MKNLRILNIGQVAPESRTYPDLEVVDSVFDVVSDSLTIVMGSEESQTLEVQQFMKTGQINILASLPVREFDKMVSFVHFADSCQLVVIFEQGDILSAVYDAASPDPDSTVVEIVGSIDSGIKCARWSPDEETLAVLTGENNLVLLTRTFEPIAEKYLNPNDVNASTQVSVGWGKKETQFKGKGAKQLERERLALKNAGLNIDSDNAILHDPTVAEVQHGHLSSYETYKCYISWRGDSQYLSLSTVEEIEPGHERRVIRVYSRDGELDSCSEAVDGQEEPLSWKPQGSLIASTRRRFEEEINEQVLELIFFERNGLRHGEFNTRLEENARVLSLDWSCNSEMLAFRLSDRILVWTTKNYHWYLKEEIYTAAGEEIQFMKFHPENPMRLMFGSNKRIEIVDMAYSMGLGPTCPPTDVGMVLVADGTECKITPLGMANVPPPVSLREVWIEENLVDVASARSNSVFALLSNNSVSFATVDLENIIKSSEPKLRSTVTKGAFAGPHDRPRQVCCAGDNMAAVLFDTARCSKIAIFDVSNTDEPLLASVVDAGPPKPVLMKPTVDFEHLAYETADGSVYIFDLGTFEASKITQFPQLCTDFWVTDVDGTRVCFGLSSTGKLYVNSLLACSGVTSFLVTESHLLYTTAKHQLKFVHLDSNIDQQPFSEDEDDERTRMIERGALLVTAIPSKASVVLQAPRGNLETIHPRIMILTEVRHFIKNRKYAEAFVACRTHRIALDILHDYDSELFFNNVEHFIKEIKRPDYIELFMSTLLEEDVVETKYKETEKSATSAFEQLRVSNYVKPRGKEKISRICEALLAVLLTPPYKSKYLQTIITAYACQHPPKTTQALELIGTFKNESEIEKTVQHLCFLLDVNMLYDEALGIYNVPLALVIAQQSQKDPKEYLPFLQKLHVQPELRKKFMIDSYLKKYEKALDWLVQISPEDSPDIDAEIVDFVIEHSLYTHALGLYRYKKDKFDAIMRAYADYLHENRDYADAALAYETLSQKQEALENYVLARKWQQAVTLAIHDKQLLTDTCTRLVSLLTDNHEYSAAAYLELKFLDNIEEALKLYCKNHQYEQAIMLCYQENKKQLVESVVDPALGEGFGVIAELLADCKGQINSQLSRLRELRSKKQEDPYAYYGEMGEADAPDNVSIAASETSTRESFFTRYTGKTQGTAKTGASRRTAKNRRREERKKARGKKGTIYEEEYLVNSIGRLVERLNQTEPEALRLIEGLVRRSMMAQAYEIQKNFVEVRELLKLHIQEIYNISEKDRERVDDNGMVYLVPEIPVPEIKSFPKRKLLDY, from the coding sequence ATGAAAAACCTTAGAATCCTCAACATTGGCCAGGTGGCGCCAGAGTCCAGAACGTATCCGGATCTGGAGGTTGTGGACTCTGTCTTTGACGTCGTCTCCGATTCCCTCACCATTGTGATGGGCTCTGAGGAGAGCCAGACATTGGAGGTCCAGCAGTTCATGAAGACGGGCCAGATTAATATCCTGGCGTCTCTTCCCGTTCGTGAGTTTGACAAGATGGTTTCCTTTGTTCATTTCGCAGACAGCTGCCAGCTCGTGGTCATCTTTGAACAGGGAGACATCCTAAGTGCCGTTTACGACGCAGCCAGCCCTGATCCCGACTCCACGGTCGTCGAGATTGTTGGATCTATAGACAGCGGGATCAAGTGTGCAAGATGGTCACCTGATGAGGAGACTCTTGCGGTTTTGACCGGGGAAAACAACCTGGTACTGCTAACAAGGACGTTTGAGCCAATTGCTGAGAAATACCTGAATCCGAACGACGTAAACGCCAGCACGCAAGTATCTGTTGGGTGGGGAAAGAAGGAGACGCAGTTTAAGGGCAAAGGTGCAAAACAGTTGGAAAGAGAGCGTCTGGCGCTGAAAAATGCTGGATTGAACATCGACAGTGACAATGCTATATTGCACGACCCTACCGTCGCAGAGGTGCAACACGGCCATCTATCGTCGTACGAGACTTATAAATGCTATATTTCATGGCGTGGTGACAGCCAGTATCTCTCTCTAAGCACCgttgaggaaatcgagCCGGGACACGAGCGCAGGGTGATCCGTGTTTATTCGCGCGACGGAGAGCTCGATTCCTGTTCTGAGGCTGTTGACGGCCAGGAGGAGCCGCTGTCGTGGAAACCGCAGGGCTCTTTGATTGCCTCGACGCGCCGTCGGTTCGAGGAGGAAATAAATGAGCAGGTGCTGGAATTAATTTTCTTCGAGAGAAACGGATTGAGACACGGCGAATTCAACACACGGCTAGAAGAAAACGCCAGAGTGTTGTCACTGGACTGGTCATGCAACAGTGAGATGCTTGCGTTCCGTCTTTCGGACCGTATATTGGTCTGGACGACCAAGAATTACCATTGGTACTTGAAGGAGGAAATATACACTGCTGCCGGCGAGGAGATCCAATTTATGAAGTTCCATCCGGAAAACCCGATGAGACTCATGTTTGGCTCAAATAAGAGAATAGAGATTGTCGACATGGCGTACTCGATGGGTCTGGGCCCAACGTGTCCGCCTACAGACGTCGGCATGgttttggtagcagacGGAACAGAGTGCAAGATCACGCCGTTGGGCATGGCCAACGTTCCTCCGCCGGTCAGTCTGCGTGAAGTGTGGATCGAGGAGAATTTGGTGGATGTTGCCAGCGCGCGTTCGAACTCGGTGTTTGCGCTTCTGAGCAACAACAGTGTGAGTTTTGCTACCGTGGACTTGGAAAATATAATCAAGAGCAGCGAGCCCAAATTGCGCAGCACCGTTACCAAGGGTGCCTTTGCAGGACCTCACGATCGCCCACGACAAGTGTGTTGTGCCGGCGACAATATGGCGGCCGTGCTGTTTGACACGGCGCGGTGTTCGAAAATCGCCATTTTCGACGTCTCAAACACAGACGAGCCGCTTCTGGCCTCTGTGGTCGACGCAGGCCCGCCCAAGCCGGTCCTGATGAAACCTACCGTCGACTTCGAGCATCTCGCGTACGAGACGGCCGATGGATCCGTGTATATATTTGACCTGGGCACGTTCGAGGCGTCCAAGATCACGCAGTTCCCGCAGCTATGCACGGACTTCTGGGTCACCGACGTTGACGGCACGCGTGTTTGTTTTGGTCTTTCGTCTACCGGAAAGCTGTACGTGAACTCTCTGCTGGCATGTTCTGGAGTGACCTCGTTTTTGGTCACCGAGTCTCATCTGTTATACACCACGGCCAAACACCAGCTGAAATTCGTCCATCTGGACAGCAACATCGACCAGCAGCCATTTtctgaggacgaagatgaCGAGAGAACGAGAATGATTGAACGTGGTGCTCTTTTGGTGACGGCTATTCCGTCAAAAGCCAGCGTCGTGCTCCAGGCTCCGCGTGGCAACCTCGAGACGATCCATCCGCGGATCATGATTCTGACGGAGGTCAGGCACTTTATCAAGAATAGAAAGTATGCAGAGGCCTTTGTGGCGTGCCGCACGCACAGAATTGCCCTCGATATCCTGCACGACTACGACTctgagctgtttttcaacaacGTGGAACatttcatcaaggagataAAACGGCCCGACTATATCGAGCTGTTCATGTCAACGCTGCTCGAAGAGGACGTTGTTGAGACAAAGTacaaagaaacagagaaATCTGCCACGTCCGCTttcgagcagctgcgaGTGTCGAATTATGTCAAACCCCGGGGCAAGGAAAAAATTAGTCGGATTTGTGAGGCTCTTCTCGCAGTTTTGCTTACTCCGCCATACAAGAGCAAGTACTTGCAGACAATCATCACCGCGTATGCCTGCCAGCATCCTCCAAAAACCACACAGGCTCTAGAATTGATTGGCACGTTCAAGAACGAGTCCGAGATCGAGAAAACCGTGCAGCACCTGTGTTTCCTGTTGGATGTGAACATGCTATACGATGAGGCGCTGGGCATCTATAACGTGCCGCTCGCGCTGGTTATAGCCCAGCAGTCGCAAAAAGACCCGAAGGAGTATCTACCGTTCTTGCAGAAACTACATGTGCAACCGGAGCTACGCAAAAAGTTCATGATCGACAGTTACCTCAAGAAATACGAAAAGGCACTCGACtggctcgtccagatctcTCCAGAGGACTCGCCGGACATCGACGCCGAGATTGTCGATTTCGTCATCGAACACAGTCTCTACACGCACGCCCTCGGCTTGTACAGATACAAAAAAGACAAGTTCGATGCTATTATGAGAGCGTATGCCGATTATTTGCACGAGAATAGAGACTATGCCGACGCAGCTCTGGCGTACGAGACATTGTCGCAGAAACAAGAGGCTTTGGAGAACTACGTGCTGGCCAGAAAGTGGCAGCAGGCAGTCACTTTGGCTATCCATGATAAACAGCTACTAACAGACACTTGCACCCGTTTGGTCTCCTTGCTCACTGATAATCACGAATACTCGGCTGCAGCCTATCTGGAGCTCAAATTTCTTGATAATATTGAGGAGGCGCTCAAATTGTACTGCAAAAACCACCAGTATGAGCAGGCCATCATGCTGTGCTACcaagaaaataaaaaacagctggtggagTCCGTGGTGGACCCGGCTCTTGGCGAGGGTTTTGGTGTGATTGCGGAGCTGCTTGCAGACTGCAAGGGCCAGATCAACTCGCAATTGAGCAGACTCAGAGAGCTGCGTTCGAAAAAACAGGAGGACCCGTATGCCTACTACGGTGAGATGGGAGAGGCTGATGCTCCGGACAACGTGTCGATAGCTGCCTCTGAGACCTCCACCAGAGAgtccttcttcaccagaTACACAGGAAAGACGCAGGGAACGGCCAAAACAGGAGCTTCCCGGAGAACAGCCAAgaacagaagaagagaggaGCGGAAAAAGGCCAGGGGAAAGAAGGGAACCATTTACGAAGAGGAGTATCTGGTCAATTCTATTGGCAGGCTGGTGGAAAGGCTGAACCAGACCGAACCTGAGGCTTTGAGACTGATAGAGGGTCTCGTGAGACGGTCAATGATGGCCCAGGCGTacgagatccagaaaaacTTTGTCGAGGTCAGAGAGCTGCTGAAGTTACACATTCAGGAAATCTACAACATCAGCGAGAAGGACCGTGAACGGGTTGACGACAACGGCATGGTGTATCTTGTTCCTGAGATCCCAGTGCCGGAAATCAAGAGTTTTCCAAAGCGGAAGCTCTTGGACTACTAa
- a CDS encoding superoxide dismutase, Fe-Mn family, with protein MLRKTLSGLPIARRAFSSRAACRQVELGVDNQSEPVGATIILPSLSIVENSENTGIPGLFSDSVLKDIWTEQTAQKLDDLKYGISESPLRSTLESAFVEYNSNKNVFLKGHKTSAANLMEDFAITTNNPTIDKYYKLLSKTAKKPTEQFVFQNASAIYNLYYFLSSLKPNPDNTVAKVGVEELYKTPDVFSEIKNAPRPEFESQIEASFGSLQEFKTLLLSTAKAVKGNGYTWLVYKFRQPELGQETRDLSRFSSLAILNTYNHGTPHHFRAGQISNARAFKKQKSESSEEDDGSFAMYKIDIPSLEQAQDTYDPLKYVYEPLMAIGNNPSFYLRDYGVFGKASYLENVWNCIDWSVVETRWANRALSTRR; from the coding sequence ATGCTGAGAAAGACGCTAAGTGGTTTGCCGATTGCTCGCCGCGCGTTCAGCTCCCGTGCGGCGTGTCGCCAGGTAGAGCTTGGCGTGGACAATCAGTCGGAGCCTGTGGGAGCAACGATCATTCTTCCGTCCCTGTCTATAGTGGAGAACTCTGAAAACACGGGCATTCCTGGATTGTTCAGTGATTCTGTGCTTAAGGACATCTGGACCGAGCAAACAGCGCAGAAATTGGACGATTTAAAGTATGGAATATCCGAGTCACCGCTCAGAAGCACTTTGGAGTCCGCTTTTGTCGAATAcaactccaacaagaaCGTTTTTCTCAAGGGACACAAGACGTCTGCTGCGAACCTGATGGAGGACTTTGCCATAACCACTAATAACCCCACCATCGACAAATACTACAAACTGTTATCTAAGACGGCAAAGAAACCTACAGAGCAGTTTGTGTTCCAGAATGCGTCTGCCATCTACAACCTGTACTATTTCCTCTCGTCCCTCAAGCCGAACCCCGACAATACAGTTGCCAAGGTTGGCGTGGAGGAGCTTTACAAGACGCCAGACGTTTTTTCTGAAATCAAGAAcgctcctcgtccagagtTCGAGTCACAGATCGAGGCCTCGTTCGGCTCTCTGCAAGAATTCAAGACCCTTTTATTGTCCACCGCCAAGGCAGTGAAAGGAAACGGATACACCTGGCTGGTGTACAAGTTCAGACAGCCCGAGTTGGGACAGGAAACGAGAGACCTGTCGAGATTCTCCTCGCTGGCGATTCTGAACACCTACAACCACGGCACTCCTCACCATTTCAGAGCAGGACAGATCTCGAATGCCAGGGCTTtcaagaaacaaaaatcGGAATCGTCCGAAGAGGATGACGGCTCTTTCGCCATGTACAAAATCGACATTCCTTCGTTGGAACAGGCACAGGACACATACGACCCGTTGAAATACGTCTACGAGCCGCTCATGGCCATTGGTAACAATCCATCTTTCTATCTGAGAGACTATGGTGTGTTTGGAAAGGCCAGCTATCTTGAGAACGTGTGGAACTGCATAGATTGGAGCGTGGTGGAGACCCGGTGGGCCAATAGAGCTCTGTCTACAAGACGCTAA